A genomic region of Pseudomonas sp. MPC6 contains the following coding sequences:
- a CDS encoding ABC transporter ATP-binding protein, whose translation MSGLILENVEKHYGSACAVKDVNLHLPEGKLVCFLGPSGCGKTTLLRMIAGLETLSGGEIRLDGEDIGHTPAHQRNFGMVFQSLALFPHMTVGENIAYPLKLRGVSKADQQARVVELLELIQLQEMIDRPVAKLSGGQRQRVAIARAIASHPKILLLDEPLSALDAKLRESMQVEIRQLQQRLNITTIMVTHDQREAMTMADIVVVLGEHRVQQVGTPIEIYRHPANEFVADFIGSGNIFPATALGNGRVSLPGGDALQVPICSSIVVGEKVRMLIRPEDLQLSQPQATAGNRLLGKVTFVRDIGATIETTVECSGVSFTALSTPCQGFGLSIGNPVSVTLPAEACRVLSA comes from the coding sequence ATGTCTGGTCTGATTCTGGAAAACGTCGAGAAACATTACGGCTCGGCCTGCGCGGTAAAAGATGTGAACCTGCATTTGCCGGAAGGCAAGCTGGTGTGTTTCCTCGGCCCTTCGGGCTGCGGCAAAACCACTTTGCTGCGGATGATCGCCGGGCTCGAAACCCTCAGCGGCGGCGAGATTCGCCTGGACGGTGAAGACATCGGTCACACCCCGGCGCACCAGCGCAATTTCGGCATGGTGTTTCAATCCCTGGCGCTATTTCCGCACATGACCGTGGGGGAGAACATTGCTTACCCACTGAAGCTGCGCGGGGTCAGCAAGGCTGATCAGCAGGCGCGGGTAGTGGAGTTGCTTGAGCTGATTCAATTGCAGGAAATGATTGATCGCCCGGTGGCCAAACTTTCCGGTGGTCAGCGTCAGCGCGTGGCGATTGCCCGGGCGATTGCCAGCCACCCGAAAATCCTCCTGCTCGACGAACCGTTGTCGGCGCTGGATGCCAAGCTGCGCGAATCCATGCAGGTGGAAATCCGCCAGCTGCAACAGCGCCTGAACATCACCACCATCATGGTGACCCACGATCAGCGCGAAGCCATGACCATGGCGGATATCGTCGTTGTGCTGGGTGAACATCGCGTGCAGCAAGTGGGGACGCCGATCGAGATCTACCGTCATCCGGCCAATGAGTTCGTCGCGGACTTTATCGGCTCGGGCAACATCTTCCCGGCCACCGCGCTGGGCAATGGCAGGGTGAGCTTGCCGGGTGGCGATGCGCTGCAAGTGCCGATCTGCAGCAGCATCGTGGTGGGGGAGAAGGTCAGGATGCTGATCCGCCCTGAAGACCTGCAACTGTCGCAGCCACAGGCAACAGCGGGCAATCGGTTGCTCGGCAAGGTGACGTTCGTGCGTGATATCGGCGCGACGATCGAAACCACCGTGGAGTGTTCCGGGGTGTCGTTTACGGCGTTGAGCACGCCGTGTCAGGGGTTTGGGTTGAGCATTGGCAATCCGGTGTCGGTGACCTTGCCGGCTGAGGCGTGTCGCGTTCTCAGCGCCTGA
- a CDS encoding ABC transporter permease produces MSTLTKKRYGLLPGETGKFAGILSGFILLLAVLPILTMIVMSFSGASNLDFPPSSYSLQWYKAAWHTFVSPDSSDVLSLGKAMTTSLMVACLTMVFATIVAVPAAYALTRCEFRGKAVALQLMSLPLVFPMVVLGLALLLVFDSLPFQMTTSRLVIAHVILALPFVVKNCTAAMLSIGSEVEEAAQMLGASPLRAIVDVVVPLMKSGILAGMLLAFIVSFNEFTVTYFLYTIDVMTVPIWMYSRTVSSLDPTVFSFAVLIVLIDFVLIWALEKLVGEGGVSF; encoded by the coding sequence ATGAGTACCCTGACCAAGAAGCGTTATGGGCTGCTGCCCGGCGAGACCGGCAAGTTTGCCGGCATCCTGTCGGGCTTCATCCTGCTGCTGGCGGTGTTGCCGATCCTGACGATGATCGTGATGTCGTTCAGCGGAGCGTCGAACCTCGACTTCCCGCCGAGCAGCTACAGCCTGCAATGGTACAAGGCCGCCTGGCACACCTTTGTCTCGCCGGACTCCAGCGATGTGCTGAGCCTGGGCAAGGCCATGACCACCAGCCTGATGGTCGCTTGCCTGACCATGGTCTTCGCTACGATTGTCGCGGTTCCGGCGGCTTACGCGCTGACCCGTTGCGAGTTCCGTGGCAAGGCCGTGGCGCTGCAGTTGATGTCGTTGCCCCTGGTATTCCCCATGGTGGTATTGGGGCTGGCGTTGCTGTTGGTATTCGACAGCCTGCCGTTCCAGATGACGACTTCGCGTCTGGTGATTGCCCACGTGATTCTGGCATTGCCGTTCGTGGTGAAGAACTGCACCGCCGCGATGCTCTCCATCGGCAGCGAAGTCGAGGAGGCCGCGCAGATGCTTGGCGCCTCACCGCTGCGGGCAATTGTCGATGTGGTGGTGCCGTTGATGAAGTCGGGGATCCTGGCGGGGATGCTGCTGGCGTTCATCGTCTCGTTCAACGAATTCACCGTGACCTATTTCCTCTACACCATCGACGTCATGACCGTGCCGATCTGGATGTACAGCCGCACCGTGTCTTCGCTCGACCCTACCGTTTTCTCGTTTGCCGTGCTGATCGTGCTGATCGACTTCGTCCTGATCTGGGCGTTGGAGAAGCTGGTCGGTGAAGGTGGCGTTTCGTTCTGA
- a CDS encoding ABC transporter permease encodes MEHQPLTHPVSVAPARVNRGVSPTTRAWIFLSPSMLFLGVLIAASLLVLRMSVGTKGAEWTGFSLASYAQLLEPYYLKSLLLTLRLALISAVIAVVLAIPVAYTMSRLTSPFVRRIFLAAVLLPLLVNLLLQSYGWLVILGPGGMLNQALMGLGLIKRPIMLLYNQNGVLMGLVQTAFPLAVLPIASAMRGVARTYEEAAATLGASRLQVFRQVVLPMSMPGIITGATLVFAYNASSFVVPLLLGGRRVPMLAVMVHDQIAPLMNWPAASAAGVVLIVTTLAIMTLSEYITGRRRRMLEASQ; translated from the coding sequence ATGGAACACCAACCTCTGACTCACCCGGTAAGCGTGGCCCCCGCGCGCGTCAACCGGGGCGTTTCGCCGACGACCCGCGCCTGGATTTTCCTCTCGCCGTCGATGCTGTTTCTGGGCGTGCTGATTGCCGCCAGCCTCCTGGTGTTGCGCATGAGCGTAGGCACCAAAGGCGCGGAATGGACCGGGTTCAGCCTGGCCAGTTACGCCCAGCTGCTGGAACCCTATTACCTCAAATCCTTGCTGCTGACCCTGCGCCTGGCCCTGATCAGCGCGGTGATCGCGGTGGTGCTGGCGATCCCGGTGGCCTACACCATGTCACGGCTGACCTCGCCCTTTGTGCGACGGATCTTCCTCGCGGCGGTGCTGTTGCCGTTGTTGGTCAACCTGTTGCTGCAAAGTTACGGCTGGCTGGTGATCCTGGGGCCCGGCGGCATGCTCAACCAGGCGCTGATGGGCCTGGGCCTGATCAAGCGTCCGATCATGCTGCTGTACAACCAGAACGGCGTGCTGATGGGCCTGGTGCAGACGGCCTTCCCGCTGGCGGTGCTGCCGATTGCCAGCGCCATGCGCGGGGTCGCCCGTACCTACGAAGAAGCTGCCGCCACCCTGGGCGCCAGTCGCTTGCAAGTGTTCCGCCAGGTGGTGCTGCCGATGAGCATGCCGGGAATCATCACCGGTGCGACGTTGGTGTTCGCCTACAACGCCAGCAGTTTCGTGGTGCCATTGCTACTCGGTGGCCGACGCGTGCCGATGCTGGCGGTGATGGTGCATGACCAGATCGCCCCGCTGATGAACTGGCCTGCCGCGTCCGCTGCCGGTGTGGTGTTGATTGTCACTACGCTCGCGATCATGACCTTGTCCGAATACATCACCGGCCGTCGTCGGCGCATGCTGGAGGCTTCCCAATGA
- a CDS encoding ABC transporter substrate-binding protein — translation MGEHDLNRRQFIKTVGVASVAAAAMSLPFVRANASDTRFQGKTLRLLTWSDDTGLAALRNIAATFEDKYGCKVIADRTGSTSEMVAKLKAAGDRPQYDVITLAGVGAEGLAAAGLLEKPDLNRIPNLVDVPEKYRTGASGHGIGYLLWCNSLVYSTRTVKEAPDSYAAMWDADLAPNIFLPPPNWTEAMDLIIIAAKLAGGDEHNIEPGFKKLAELKDRVVTLGENPNQIAELFRTGSLDMGGLYAPAFFPKQIRDPAYGLGATFGMKEGFYTDLMLSVMPKNRPGDTDLVYAFINHSLDPLVQGKMAEDIYNGPVNAKAIISAEARKSPYILTPEQIAEKAIMHDNAFLASVHDQWIRRYTEIFSS, via the coding sequence ATGGGCGAGCATGATCTGAACCGACGTCAATTCATCAAAACCGTGGGTGTGGCGTCCGTAGCCGCAGCGGCCATGAGCCTGCCCTTCGTCCGGGCCAATGCCAGCGACACGCGCTTCCAGGGCAAGACCCTGCGCCTGCTGACCTGGTCTGACGACACCGGCCTGGCCGCACTGCGCAATATCGCAGCCACCTTCGAGGACAAGTACGGTTGCAAAGTCATCGCCGACCGCACCGGCAGCACCTCGGAAATGGTCGCCAAACTCAAGGCCGCCGGTGATCGTCCGCAGTACGATGTCATTACCCTGGCCGGCGTCGGCGCCGAAGGCCTGGCCGCCGCCGGGCTGCTGGAAAAACCCGACCTCAACCGCATTCCCAACCTGGTCGACGTGCCGGAGAAATACCGCACCGGCGCCAGTGGCCACGGCATTGGTTACCTGCTGTGGTGCAACAGTCTGGTCTACAGCACCCGCACCGTGAAAGAAGCGCCGGACAGCTACGCCGCGATGTGGGACGCCGACCTGGCACCGAACATCTTCCTGCCGCCGCCGAACTGGACCGAGGCGATGGACCTGATCATCATCGCCGCCAAACTGGCCGGTGGTGACGAGCACAACATCGAACCTGGCTTCAAGAAACTCGCCGAACTCAAGGATCGCGTGGTGACCCTGGGGGAAAACCCGAACCAGATCGCCGAGCTGTTCCGCACCGGTTCCCTGGACATGGGCGGCTTGTACGCACCGGCGTTTTTCCCGAAACAGATCCGCGATCCGGCCTACGGTCTGGGCGCCACCTTCGGCATGAAGGAAGGCTTCTATACCGACCTGATGCTGTCGGTGATGCCGAAGAATCGTCCAGGCGATACCGACCTGGTCTACGCCTTCATCAACCACTCCCTGGACCCGCTGGTGCAGGGCAAGATGGCCGAAGACATCTACAACGGTCCGGTCAACGCCAAGGCGATCATCTCCGCCGAAGCGCGCAAGAGCCCGTACATCCTCACGCCGGAGCAGATTGCCGAGAAGGCGATCATGCACGACAACGCCTTCCTGGCCTCCGTGCATGACCAATGGATTCGTCGCTACACGGAAATCTTTTCTTCCTGA
- a CDS encoding aldehyde dehydrogenase family protein: MSFPTTLDGLYIDGQWSAGHEHLRVINPATEALLTTVNGGDERAVDHAVSAATEAFKGWSTTTGAERGAILRNIAAGVQAGREQLMLLQSSNNGKPLFEAAIDVDDVIATFEYYAGLAEGLDAKQDSAVELPTDDFSARLRREPCGVVGLIVPWNFPMVTTAWKLAPALAAGCCVVLKPSEVTPLPELELAAIIAGAGLPKGVFNLVCGTGLAVGAPLSADARIAKISFTGSNAVGVQVMQRAAETVKGVSLELGGKSSLLVLKDADIELAVEVACGGGFFNAGQMCSATSRVLVADELADEFLAKLKTRAETIRVADPFDPNVEMGALVNQAQYQRVLGHIDRGLSAGAQLICGGNRPADLPRGYFLQPTIFTDVPLDSALWCEEIFGPVICVRSFASEAEAIALANDSQFGLVASVVTRDAEAADRVANALQAGLVWINAPQVIFPQTAWGGYKQSSIGRELGPWGLQAFQEIKHVIRAL, translated from the coding sequence ATGAGTTTTCCTACGACGCTCGATGGCCTGTACATCGATGGCCAATGGTCCGCCGGCCACGAACATCTGCGGGTAATCAACCCCGCGACCGAAGCCTTGTTGACCACCGTCAACGGCGGTGATGAACGCGCCGTCGATCACGCCGTCAGCGCGGCGACCGAAGCCTTCAAGGGCTGGTCGACCACCACCGGCGCCGAGCGTGGCGCGATTTTGCGCAACATCGCCGCGGGCGTGCAGGCCGGTCGCGAGCAGTTGATGCTCTTGCAGTCGAGCAACAACGGCAAGCCGCTGTTCGAAGCGGCTATCGACGTCGATGACGTGATCGCCACGTTCGAGTATTACGCCGGGCTGGCCGAAGGCCTCGACGCGAAACAGGACAGCGCAGTCGAGTTACCGACCGACGATTTCAGCGCCCGCCTGCGCCGCGAACCCTGCGGAGTGGTCGGCCTGATCGTGCCGTGGAATTTCCCGATGGTCACCACCGCCTGGAAACTCGCTCCGGCGTTGGCCGCCGGTTGCTGCGTGGTGCTCAAGCCTTCCGAAGTGACACCGCTGCCGGAGCTGGAACTGGCAGCGATCATCGCCGGGGCGGGTCTGCCCAAGGGCGTGTTCAACCTGGTCTGCGGCACAGGCCTGGCGGTCGGTGCGCCGCTGTCAGCCGATGCGCGCATTGCCAAAATTTCCTTCACCGGCAGCAACGCAGTCGGCGTGCAAGTGATGCAACGGGCAGCGGAAACGGTGAAGGGCGTGAGCCTGGAACTGGGTGGCAAATCCTCGCTGCTGGTGCTCAAGGACGCCGACATCGAACTGGCCGTGGAAGTGGCCTGTGGCGGCGGTTTTTTCAACGCCGGGCAGATGTGTTCCGCCACCAGCCGTGTGCTGGTCGCCGATGAACTGGCCGATGAGTTTCTGGCGAAACTGAAAACCCGCGCCGAGACCATTCGCGTGGCCGACCCGTTCGACCCGAACGTGGAAATGGGCGCACTGGTCAATCAGGCGCAATACCAGCGTGTGCTCGGCCACATCGATCGCGGTTTGAGTGCCGGCGCCCAACTGATTTGCGGCGGCAATCGTCCGGCAGACCTGCCACGCGGCTATTTTTTGCAGCCGACGATTTTCACCGATGTGCCCCTGGACAGTGCACTGTGGTGTGAAGAGATTTTCGGCCCGGTGATCTGCGTGCGCAGTTTCGCCAGCGAAGCCGAGGCGATTGCCTTGGCCAACGACAGCCAATTCGGCCTGGTGGCCAGCGTGGTCACTCGCGACGCCGAGGCTGCGGATCGGGTCGCCAATGCCCTGCAGGCGGGGCTGGTGTGGATCAACGCGCCGCAAGTGATCTTCCCGCAGACCGCCTGGGGTGGCTACAAGCAGAGCAGCATTGGCCGTGAATTGGGCCCGTGGGGCTTGCAGGCCTTTCAGGAAATCAAACACGTGATTCGGGCGCTCTGA